A section of the Methanococcus vannielii SB genome encodes:
- the cbiT gene encoding precorrin-6Y C5,15-methyltransferase (decarboxylating) subunit CbiT, which produces MIKDSEFYRLDGVPITKEEIRAISVEKLNICPEDIILDIGCGSGGMTVEISKRCKFVYAVDGSKDAIDTTLKNMDKFNVKNCEVYFGDAKDLISNFKVNKAFIGGTQNIESVIEKLNEKNVRNIVINTIVLENSVKVIQILERLNFSIEVISVLISYGKRISSGHMMLSKNPITIITAKK; this is translated from the coding sequence ATGATAAAAGACAGCGAATTTTATAGGCTTGATGGAGTTCCCATAACAAAAGAGGAAATAAGGGCAATAAGTGTTGAAAAATTAAACATCTGTCCTGAAGATATTATTTTAGACATAGGATGTGGAAGCGGGGGAATGACTGTTGAAATTTCTAAAAGATGTAAATTTGTTTATGCAGTAGATGGCTCAAAAGATGCTATCGATACGACCCTAAAAAACATGGATAAATTTAACGTAAAAAACTGTGAAGTTTATTTTGGGGATGCAAAAGATTTGATATCAAATTTTAAAGTAAATAAAGCTTTTATTGGGGGTACCCAAAATATAGAATCAGTTATTGAAAAATTAAATGAAAAGAATGTTAGAAATATAGTAATAAATACAATCGTGCTTGAAAATTCAGTAAAAGTTATTCAAATTTTAGAAAGACTTAATTTTTCAATCGAAGTTATCAGTGTTCTAATTTCATATGGTAAACGGATAAGTTCTGGCCATATGATGCTTTCTAAAAACCCGATAACTATAATTACCGCTAAAAAATGA
- the glgP gene encoding alpha-glucan family phosphorylase, with translation MKKTAYFSMEFAVDQSLKTYAGGLGFLAGSHFRAAKRLNLPLVGVSMLWSYGYYDQAKDREGRMKVEHVRKYYDFLTDINLKVPVTINGTNIWVKAYKLEENVFNTCPIYFLTTDIPENDHLSRTISYELYDGNNLTHIAQEIVLGVGGYKVIREAENVKYFHINEAHALPIAFKMLEDYGIDYVKEHLLFTTHTPVAAGNEVQDITLLKNMGFFGSIDTITAEKYGGNPFNLTVAALRMCKRANAVSKLHTDTSEKMWSWVTNRVPIINITNAQDRYYWQDAGLKEASEKKDYNGLQKRKKELKRELFKVVADQAGKMLDPDILTVVWARRFAEYKRPSFLLRDEKKFRNLIESGKLQIIWAGKPHPADSNAQITFNWIMSKTREMKGVAVLTGYELNLSKLLKQGSDVWLNTPKRPNEASGTSGMTAAMNASIHMSTVDGWHVEWAKEYPEDSFTIGDGINLNEDYESEEMYERLKEAISLYDTEEWWKKAANSVNHVVEYFDTERMIKEYSEKLYID, from the coding sequence ATGAAGAAGACGGCTTATTTTAGCATGGAGTTTGCAGTAGACCAGTCTTTAAAAACTTATGCTGGAGGACTAGGCTTTTTAGCAGGGTCCCATTTTAGGGCTGCAAAAAGGCTGAATTTACCCTTAGTGGGCGTTTCAATGCTTTGGAGTTATGGATATTACGACCAAGCTAAGGATCGGGAAGGTCGTATGAAGGTAGAGCACGTTCGTAAATACTACGACTTTTTAACAGATATTAATTTAAAAGTTCCAGTTACTATTAATGGAACTAATATCTGGGTAAAAGCTTACAAATTAGAAGAAAACGTTTTTAACACTTGCCCAATTTATTTTTTAACTACGGATATCCCTGAAAACGATCACCTGTCAAGAACAATATCTTATGAACTTTACGATGGGAATAATTTAACCCACATAGCCCAAGAAATTGTTCTTGGTGTTGGAGGGTATAAAGTAATTCGTGAAGCAGAAAATGTTAAATACTTTCATATAAACGAGGCCCATGCACTCCCAATTGCTTTTAAAATGCTTGAAGATTATGGCATAGATTACGTAAAAGAACATTTATTATTTACAACACACACGCCAGTTGCAGCAGGAAATGAAGTTCAAGATATTACATTGCTTAAAAATATGGGATTTTTTGGTAGTATCGATACAATAACGGCTGAAAAATACGGTGGAAATCCATTTAATCTAACTGTGGCAGCATTAAGGATGTGTAAACGGGCAAACGCAGTTTCGAAATTACATACAGATACCTCTGAAAAAATGTGGTCATGGGTTACCAATCGAGTCCCTATAATTAATATCACAAATGCTCAAGATAGGTACTACTGGCAAGATGCCGGATTAAAAGAAGCTTCTGAAAAAAAAGACTACAATGGACTTCAAAAAAGGAAAAAAGAACTTAAAAGGGAACTTTTTAAAGTGGTGGCAGATCAGGCTGGTAAAATGCTTGACCCAGATATTTTAACTGTTGTATGGGCAAGAAGATTTGCAGAATATAAAAGACCTTCATTTTTATTAAGGGATGAGAAAAAATTCAGAAATTTGATAGAAAGTGGAAAGTTGCAGATAATATGGGCTGGAAAACCACATCCTGCGGATTCAAATGCCCAGATAACGTTTAACTGGATAATGTCAAAAACTCGTGAAATGAAAGGTGTTGCAGTTCTTACAGGATATGAGTTAAATCTAAGTAAACTTTTAAAACAAGGTTCGGATGTCTGGTTAAATACTCCAAAAAGGCCAAATGAGGCTTCAGGAACTTCTGGAATGACTGCAGCAATGAATGCATCAATACACATGAGTACTGTAGATGGATGGCATGTTGAATGGGCAAAAGAATATCCTGAAGATTCTTTTACAATTGGGGACGGAATAAACCTTAATGAAGATTACGAATCAGAGGAAATGTATGAAAGACTCAAAGAAGCTATATCTTTATATGATACTGAAGAATGGTGGAAAAAAGCTGCAAATTCTGTAAACCACGTTGTTGAATATTTTGATACAGAAAGAATGATAAAAGAGTATTCTGAAAAGTTGTATATTGATTAA
- the radA gene encoding DNA repair and recombination protein RadA, producing MADVLTELPGVGPSTAEKLIEAGYLDFMKIATSTIGELTDIEGISEKAAAKMIMAAREMCDLGFKSGVELLNQRKSVWRLSTGSKELDEVLAGGLESQSVTEFAGMYGSGKTQIMHQSCVNLQIASKIFAETENVLEKELPNPKSVYIDTEGTFRPERILQMAEGAGVDGQYVLDNTFVARAYNSDMQMLFAEKIEDLIKGGNNIKLVIIDSLTSAFRNEFTGRGKLAERQQKLGRHMATLNKLADLHNCVVLVTNQVAAKPDAFFGVAEQAIGGHVVGHAATFRFFLRKSKGDKRVAKLYDSPHLPDSEAVFRITEKGIQD from the coding sequence ATGGCTGACGTTTTAACAGAATTACCGGGAGTAGGCCCATCTACTGCAGAAAAGCTAATTGAAGCAGGTTATTTAGATTTTATGAAAATTGCAACATCTACAATTGGCGAATTAACTGATATTGAAGGAATTAGTGAGAAAGCTGCTGCTAAAATGATTATGGCAGCGAGAGAAATGTGTGACCTTGGATTTAAAAGTGGAGTAGAGTTATTAAACCAGAGAAAGAGTGTATGGAGGCTTTCAACTGGAAGTAAGGAATTAGACGAAGTTTTAGCAGGCGGTCTTGAAAGTCAGTCAGTCACTGAATTTGCAGGAATGTATGGTAGTGGTAAAACACAAATAATGCATCAATCTTGTGTAAATTTACAGATTGCTTCAAAAATATTTGCTGAAACAGAAAATGTTTTAGAAAAAGAACTCCCAAATCCAAAATCAGTTTATATAGATACTGAAGGTACATTTAGACCTGAAAGAATTTTACAGATGGCTGAAGGTGCGGGAGTTGATGGACAGTATGTTTTAGATAATACTTTTGTTGCAAGAGCATATAATTCCGACATGCAGATGCTATTTGCAGAAAAAATAGAAGATTTGATAAAAGGCGGAAACAATATTAAATTAGTAATTATTGATTCTTTAACCAGTGCATTTAGAAACGAGTTTACTGGAAGGGGGAAACTCGCTGAAAGACAACAAAAATTAGGTAGACATATGGCAACCCTAAATAAACTTGCAGACCTTCACAACTGTGTTGTTTTGGTAACAAACCAAGTTGCTGCAAAACCCGATGCATTCTTTGGCGTTGCAGAGCAAGCTATTGGGGGGCACGTTGTTGGGCATGCTGCAACATTTAGATTTTTCTTGAGAAAATCAAAAGGAGATAAAAGAGTTGCGAAACTTTACGATTCCCCACATTTGCCCGATTCAGAAGCAGTATTTAGAATTACTGAAAAAGGCATTCAGGACTAA
- the cobQ gene encoding cobyric acid synthase CobQ, whose product MAKFIMVVGTASNSGKTVLVSGICRMLVNQGYKVAPFKSQNMSLNSRVSVEDGEIAVAQYTQAIAAKVNPSIHFNPVLLKPKGNFISQVIVHGKPYKDMDYNEYRKEKNYFLEKIKESIEYLDKNYDYVVIEGAGSCCEINLLNDDIANLKVAELSNADAILVSDIDRGGVFASIYGTVNLLPENWKKLLKGFVINKFRGNIDVLKDGFEKIEELTNIPVIGTIPYDETLVLPEEDSQAIQGKKVFGNLKSPVEVNIVKFSKIANFTDLDPLSNDCLMKYIDFNDDITGDILILPGTRCSTVEMNLMKKYGLDKKIHEFINKGGIIFGICGGYQTLGKILIDENFSEGNVGTISGLDVFNMETTFGNKKAINNSNGILKINDMEYEVSGYELHEGYSVSKETPLITLSNGFGNLGDMYDGSFKQIENSYIFGTYLHGILENFEFRNYLVNLVLSKKNLKNISKDNYEKVLQENMDKLSKIIEESIDFSKIL is encoded by the coding sequence ATGGCTAAGTTTATAATGGTTGTTGGAACGGCTTCAAACAGTGGAAAAACAGTTTTAGTTTCGGGAATTTGTAGGATGCTTGTAAATCAAGGATACAAGGTAGCTCCTTTTAAATCCCAAAACATGAGTTTAAATTCAAGGGTAAGTGTCGAAGATGGGGAAATTGCAGTTGCACAGTACACTCAAGCTATTGCTGCAAAGGTTAATCCTTCAATTCACTTTAATCCCGTTCTTTTAAAGCCAAAGGGAAATTTTATTTCGCAAGTTATAGTTCACGGAAAGCCGTACAAAGACATGGATTACAACGAATATCGAAAAGAAAAGAACTATTTTCTTGAAAAAATAAAAGAAAGTATTGAATATCTTGATAAAAATTACGATTACGTTGTAATTGAGGGTGCTGGAAGTTGTTGTGAAATAAATCTTTTAAATGATGATATTGCAAATTTAAAAGTTGCAGAACTTTCAAATGCAGATGCAATTTTAGTTTCAGATATCGATAGAGGAGGAGTTTTTGCTTCAATTTACGGGACTGTTAATTTACTTCCAGAAAATTGGAAAAAATTACTGAAAGGTTTTGTAATTAATAAATTCAGAGGAAATATTGATGTACTAAAAGACGGGTTTGAAAAAATTGAAGAACTTACAAATATTCCGGTAATTGGTACGATTCCTTATGATGAAACATTAGTTTTACCTGAAGAAGATAGCCAGGCAATACAGGGAAAAAAAGTTTTTGGAAACTTAAAAAGCCCAGTGGAAGTAAATATAGTTAAATTTTCAAAAATTGCAAATTTTACTGACTTAGACCCTCTTTCAAATGACTGTTTAATGAAATATATTGACTTTAATGATGATATTACTGGAGATATCTTAATTCTTCCTGGAACTCGATGTTCAACTGTTGAAATGAATTTAATGAAAAAATATGGGTTGGATAAAAAAATCCACGAATTTATAAATAAAGGAGGCATAATTTTTGGAATTTGTGGAGGATATCAAACTTTAGGAAAAATTTTAATTGATGAAAATTTTTCTGAAGGAAATGTTGGAACAATTTCTGGACTAGATGTATTTAATATGGAAACAACTTTTGGAAATAAAAAGGCGATAAATAACTCTAATGGAATTTTAAAAATAAATGATATGGAATATGAAGTTTCAGGTTATGAATTACATGAAGGATATAGTGTTTCAAAAGAAACTCCGTTAATAACACTTTCAAATGGTTTTGGAAATCTTGGGGACATGTATGACGGCTCCTTTAAACAAATTGAAAATTCATATATTTTTGGAACGTACCTTCATGGAATTTTAGAAAATTTTGAGTTTAGGAACTATCTTGTAAATTTGGTGCTTTCCAAAAAGAATTTAAAAAACATAAGTAAAGATAATTATGAAAAAGTACTTCAGGAAAACATGGATAAACTTTCAAAAATAATTGAGGAAAGTATTGACTTTTCAAAAATATTATAA
- a CDS encoding DUF2100 domain-containing protein — MSETKVSKELIVKAIETISKTKKEFEIVSDPIKAEKKIYSDAISGKINGNEFKRAVQSLFEADEYLYKTAPNHELNSEQAKEFSKLLFDVQKHINKILSEFGFNLEDKISIDRKALYIVSNKKLLKSLKEIDSDLNILSTEGVLEIEDMKIVSPEIPEKALLGIEKKCKIIKEQISKVILNINPSKIYVVVKSGDTADELIFKRAKELYGAEKLNSEELL, encoded by the coding sequence ATGTCTGAAACAAAAGTATCAAAAGAATTGATTGTAAAAGCGATTGAAACCATCTCAAAAACTAAAAAAGAATTTGAAATTGTAAGTGACCCTATAAAAGCTGAAAAAAAGATATATTCTGATGCAATTTCTGGAAAAATTAATGGAAACGAATTTAAGCGGGCAGTTCAGTCTCTTTTCGAAGCTGATGAATACCTGTATAAAACTGCACCAAACCATGAATTAAATTCTGAACAGGCAAAAGAATTTTCAAAACTTCTTTTTGATGTTCAAAAACATATTAATAAAATCTTAAGTGAATTTGGATTTAACTTAGAGGATAAAATATCAATCGATAGAAAAGCACTTTATATTGTAAGCAATAAAAAACTCTTAAAGTCGTTAAAAGAAATAGATTCCGATTTAAACATATTATCTACCGAAGGAGTTTTGGAAATTGAAGATATGAAAATAGTAAGCCCGGAAATTCCTGAAAAAGCACTTTTAGGGATAGAAAAAAAATGTAAAATTATAAAAGAGCAGATTTCAAAAGTTATTTTAAATATTAATCCTTCAAAAATATATGTAGTAGTTAAATCGGGAGATACTGCTGATGAATTAATATTCAAGCGTGCAAAAGAACTTTACGGTGCTGAAAAATTAAATTCAGAAGAATTACTATAA
- a CDS encoding ATP-dependent DNA helicase has product MNFGEFKEYSNEKFPYYSKRPQQEQLMAKIYECVQNKKNLVVEAPTGVGKTLSYLVPALYFAERGKRIIILTETIDQQERIFEDLNSLKHNLKISFMMGKGNFFCKSKGEKANTLYCQLNKGCTYRPNKKPVCVCGTKKDKIEYEGNVSFYCPLCICGYQKAKIECFDANIIVMNNTIYYYLKDEIDKKKQTDIVICDEAHKLEGSIRNAATIVISPDYALKRLRFMAYHYSTTRLRTHFERAPDDDDEIFWTIVEDYVTKNASGKDCINSLLFNGFRITASGLKEDVAILGSLLEGYREIKKIKKLIGDLKENEEIEKKDLKFKIENKSLTPLELQFISDRKISDVPLTEFLENLNGLKTITGNFVIYKNNFSILCEPVLVSTYLNKLYGSASVVHCSATLGNLNIHAIKTGMGKSENLILDSPFSKDRRKIIALSDGEDMKFNSMDITSQDKKRKKANEKLFKLVNSADGNTLILFKSFGDLKTSYEYFLDNGYSRNIYCYESGMDGKAAKKLKEDFQKYGGLLLATGRFAEGVDIPGDALTCVIIDSLPFPVPTPLLKREQGLLEERLKARTVKDAHWSAFLMTSFHIMARTVIQMIGRLIRTETDYGVVIIQDKRFNEWVGLEMIKRKYLKDEFMQMTVESASNYIPQFMKNMKEDNLKNSSFFK; this is encoded by the coding sequence ATGAATTTTGGCGAATTTAAAGAATATTCCAATGAAAAATTTCCATATTACAGTAAAAGGCCCCAACAAGAACAATTAATGGCTAAAATTTACGAATGCGTACAAAATAAAAAAAATCTTGTTGTAGAGGCACCAACTGGGGTTGGAAAGACTTTATCATACTTAGTTCCAGCACTTTACTTTGCAGAACGTGGAAAACGTATAATAATACTTACGGAAACTATCGACCAACAGGAAAGGATTTTTGAAGACTTAAATTCATTAAAGCACAATTTAAAAATATCCTTTATGATGGGAAAGGGTAATTTTTTCTGTAAGTCAAAAGGAGAAAAAGCAAATACTCTATATTGTCAGTTAAACAAGGGCTGTACATATCGGCCAAATAAAAAACCCGTGTGTGTTTGCGGAACAAAAAAAGACAAAATTGAATATGAAGGAAATGTTTCATTTTACTGCCCACTATGTATTTGCGGTTACCAAAAAGCAAAAATAGAATGCTTTGATGCAAATATAATCGTTATGAATAACACGATTTACTATTATCTTAAAGACGAAATTGATAAAAAAAAGCAGACTGATATTGTAATTTGTGACGAAGCACATAAACTTGAAGGGAGCATAAGAAATGCTGCAACAATTGTTATAAGTCCTGATTATGCACTAAAACGGCTTAGATTCATGGCTTACCATTATTCAACAACACGTCTTAGAACGCATTTTGAAAGGGCCCCTGATGACGATGACGAAATATTTTGGACAATTGTTGAAGATTACGTTACAAAAAATGCATCTGGAAAAGACTGTATAAATTCACTTCTGTTTAACGGGTTTCGTATAACTGCATCAGGACTTAAAGAAGACGTTGCAATACTTGGGTCACTTCTTGAAGGTTATCGGGAAATAAAGAAAATTAAAAAATTAATTGGGGACTTAAAAGAAAATGAAGAGATAGAAAAAAAAGATTTAAAATTTAAAATAGAAAATAAATCTTTAACCCCATTAGAACTCCAGTTTATTTCAGATAGGAAAATTTCAGATGTTCCATTAACTGAATTTTTGGAAAATTTAAATGGTTTAAAAACTATTACTGGAAATTTTGTAATATATAAAAATAATTTTTCGATACTCTGTGAACCAGTACTTGTTTCAACGTATCTTAATAAGTTATACGGCAGTGCTTCGGTAGTACATTGTTCAGCAACACTTGGGAACTTAAATATACATGCAATAAAGACAGGAATGGGAAAAAGTGAAAATTTAATTTTAGATAGCCCATTTTCAAAGGATAGGAGAAAAATTATTGCATTGAGTGATGGGGAAGATATGAAGTTTAATTCTATGGATATAACTTCACAGGATAAAAAACGTAAAAAAGCAAATGAAAAATTGTTTAAACTTGTAAATTCAGCAGACGGAAATACTTTAATACTTTTTAAGAGTTTTGGAGATTTAAAAACTTCATACGAATATTTTTTAGATAATGGATATTCTAGAAATATCTACTGCTATGAATCAGGAATGGATGGAAAGGCTGCAAAAAAGCTAAAAGAAGACTTTCAAAAATATGGTGGGCTTCTTTTGGCAACTGGAAGATTTGCAGAAGGGGTGGATATTCCTGGAGATGCCTTAACATGTGTTATTATCGATAGTTTACCATTTCCCGTTCCAACACCACTTTTAAAACGGGAACAAGGGCTATTAGAAGAGCGATTAAAGGCAAGGACGGTAAAAGATGCACATTGGAGTGCATTTTTAATGACTTCATTTCACATAATGGCAAGAACTGTAATACAAATGATTGGAAGACTCATACGGACTGAAACAGATTACGGGGTAGTAATTATCCAAGATAAGCGGTTTAATGAGTGGGTGGGTTTAGAAATGATAAAAAGAAAGTATTTAAAAGATGAATTCATGCAAATGACAGTTGAATCTGCATCGAACTACATTCCGCAATTTATGAAAAATATGAAAGAAGATAATTTGAAAAATAGCTCGTTTTTTAAGTAA
- the hisC gene encoding histidinol-phosphate transaminase: MTIDDIIRPIVKEFKAYVPGKSKEEIARNYGISIEKIIKLGSNENPWGCSPKIKEALLLELSKLHQYPEPLNSELLGEISSFIGVPCENIIIGGDGADEVIDNIMRILIDEGDEVIIPIPTFTQYAISAKIHGAKIKWAKFDKEKDFKLDVESVLNNITEKTKAIFLCTPNNPTGNVISNEDIKKIIESTDALIMIDHAYIEYSKKEYDLTQWALKYDNVLVLRTFSKVFGLAGQRIGYGVTNKKIVDYMMRIKPIFSLTRASQVSAITALKDKEFFNGCKINGIRSITQLHDGLKKFKQLKVYPTETNYLLVEIKNGMNSKEFCEILLKKGVIVRDCYSFEGLEPYYFRVSIGTFEENERFLEIMSEIIE; this comes from the coding sequence ATGACAATAGATGATATAATAAGGCCAATAGTAAAGGAATTTAAAGCTTACGTTCCAGGAAAATCAAAAGAGGAAATTGCAAGAAATTATGGCATTTCGATTGAAAAAATTATAAAGCTTGGTTCAAATGAAAATCCCTGGGGTTGTTCACCAAAAATCAAAGAAGCACTTCTTTTGGAACTTTCAAAACTGCACCAGTACCCGGAACCTTTGAATTCCGAATTACTGGGGGAAATAAGTAGTTTTATAGGCGTTCCTTGTGAAAATATAATAATTGGCGGGGATGGTGCAGACGAAGTAATTGACAATATAATGCGGATTTTAATTGATGAAGGGGATGAAGTAATTATTCCAATTCCAACATTTACACAATACGCAATTTCTGCAAAAATCCACGGTGCAAAAATAAAGTGGGCAAAATTTGACAAGGAAAAAGACTTTAAACTTGATGTTGAAAGTGTATTGAATAATATAACTGAAAAAACAAAAGCAATATTTTTATGCACCCCAAATAATCCAACGGGAAACGTAATTTCTAATGAAGACATTAAAAAAATTATCGAAAGTACAGATGCACTTATAATGATTGATCATGCTTACATTGAATATTCGAAAAAAGAGTACGATTTAACACAATGGGCACTTAAATACGATAATGTACTTGTTCTTAGGACTTTTTCAAAAGTATTTGGCCTTGCAGGGCAAAGAATCGGATATGGCGTTACAAATAAAAAAATTGTAGATTACATGATGAGAATAAAGCCGATATTTAGTTTAACTAGGGCTTCCCAAGTATCTGCAATCACTGCTTTAAAAGATAAGGAATTTTTTAATGGATGTAAGATAAACGGGATTAGAAGTATAACTCAACTACATGATGGATTAAAAAAATTCAAGCAATTAAAGGTTTACCCAACGGAAACAAATTATTTGCTTGTTGAAATAAAAAATGGAATGAATTCAAAAGAATTCTGTGAAATACTACTTAAAAAAGGCGTTATTGTACGGGACTGTTACTCTTTTGAAGGGCTTGAACCTTACTATTTCAGGGTTTCTATTGGCACTTTTGAGGAAAACGAAAGATTTTTAGAGATAATGTCTGAAATCATTGAATAA
- a CDS encoding ornithine cyclodeaminase yields the protein MYMREIELKGHIIDSFILAKVFDKTLELGGDYKVLEFDIGKKKTDTSYAKLLISGDTQEHLDQILESLQNVGANIPEIENANLKKALKDSVLPDGFYSTTNHPTHVKINDEWIEVANPKMDAVIVVYPEEKLAETKVMRKVKAGDYVVVGHNGIRVIPPEKSREAGQLFEFMNSEVSSEKPKEAIIRRIAEEMHEIREEYKKTGKGGIAIVGGPAIIHTGGGGALAKMVELGYIQAILAGNALATHDIESALYGTSLGVDIKTAKPVTGGHKHHIYAINTIIDAGSIKDAVEQGRLKEGIMYQCIQNNVPYVLAGSIRDDGPIPDVITDVMVAQDEMRRSVMDKKMVIMLSTLLHSVATGNLMPSYIKTVCVDIQPSTVTKLMDRGTSQAIGVVTDVGVFLVLLLNELEKLESRK from the coding sequence ATGTATATGAGAGAAATTGAATTAAAAGGACATATAATTGATAGTTTTATTCTTGCAAAAGTATTTGATAAGACTTTAGAACTTGGCGGAGATTACAAGGTTTTGGAGTTTGATATAGGGAAGAAAAAAACCGATACTTCTTATGCAAAACTTTTGATTTCAGGGGACACTCAAGAACACCTTGATCAGATACTTGAATCACTTCAAAATGTCGGTGCAAACATTCCTGAAATAGAAAATGCCAATTTAAAAAAGGCTTTAAAGGATAGTGTATTGCCTGATGGATTTTATTCAACTACAAACCATCCCACACACGTTAAAATAAATGATGAGTGGATTGAGGTAGCAAATCCAAAAATGGATGCAGTAATTGTTGTTTATCCTGAGGAAAAACTTGCAGAAACAAAAGTAATGCGAAAAGTTAAGGCCGGAGATTACGTAGTAGTTGGACACAACGGAATACGAGTTATTCCTCCAGAAAAATCAAGGGAAGCAGGGCAGCTTTTTGAATTTATGAATTCAGAAGTATCCTCAGAAAAGCCTAAAGAAGCTATTATTCGAAGAATTGCAGAAGAAATGCATGAAATTCGTGAGGAATATAAAAAAACCGGAAAAGGTGGAATTGCAATTGTTGGGGGGCCTGCAATAATTCATACAGGTGGGGGCGGAGCATTAGCGAAGATGGTCGAACTTGGATATATTCAGGCAATTTTGGCAGGAAATGCACTCGCAACTCATGATATTGAATCTGCTCTTTATGGAACTTCCCTTGGTGTAGACATAAAAACGGCAAAACCCGTAACTGGAGGGCATAAGCACCACATATATGCGATAAACACGATAATCGATGCAGGAAGTATAAAAGATGCAGTTGAACAGGGACGGTTAAAAGAAGGGATAATGTATCAATGTATACAAAATAACGTTCCATACGTCCTTGCAGGAAGTATTCGTGATGATGGCCCAATTCCTGATGTTATAACCGATGTTATGGTTGCACAGGATGAAATGAGGCGTTCTGTAATGGATAAAAAAATGGTAATAATGCTTTCTACATTATTACATTCGGTTGCAACGGGTAATTTAATGCCTTCATACATTAAAACAGTTTGTGTAGATATCCAACCGTCAACAGTCACTAAATTAATGGACAGGGGAACTTCACAGGCAATAGGGGTAGTTACTGATGTAGGGGTATTTTTAGTACTGCTTTTAAACGAACTTGAAAAACTCGAATCACGAAAATAA